A single genomic interval of Musa acuminata AAA Group cultivar baxijiao chromosome BXJ3-4, Cavendish_Baxijiao_AAA, whole genome shotgun sequence harbors:
- the LOC135636501 gene encoding probable prolyl 4-hydroxylase 3 isoform X3 has product MARGARYSRTLLGRRSSSFTLILAALLTASVVLPMLLGFGVFSLPVGSDDRAKPDLRPLRSVHEAFCRKDDMGQIGDQWTEVLSWEPRAFIYHKFLSKKECDYLIELAKPHMEKSTVVDSATGWSKDSRVRTSSSMFLRRGKDKIICAIEKRIADYTFIPVGSIQHIIQTEELHHWVLHYEVGQKYDPHYDSFHDEFNTKNGGQRIATLLMYLISVAQFSC; this is encoded by the exons ATGGCGAGGGGCGCGCGGTACTCCCGGACGCTCCTCGGCCGGAGATCCTCCTCGTTCACTCTGATCCTGGCGGCCCTCCTGACCGCGTCGGTCGTCCTGCCGATGCTCCTCGGCTTCGGAGTCTTCTCGCTCCCCGTCGGTTCCGACGACCGCGCTAAGCCTGACCTCCGCCCCCTTCGATCCGTCCACGAAGC ATTTTGCAGGAAGGATGATATGGGGCAGATAGGGGATCAGTGGACGGAGGTGCTCTCGTGGGAGCCTAGGGCGTTTATATACCACAAATTTCTG TCCAAGAAAGAGTGTGACTATCTGATTGAGTTAGCGAAGCCTCACATGGAGAAATCAACAGTTGTTGATAGTGCCACTGGTTGGAGTAAAGACAGCAG ggTGAGGACGAGTTCGAGCATGTTTCTTAGAAGAGGAAAAGACAAAATTATCTGTGCAATTGAGAAAAGGATAGCAGATTATACCTTTATACCTGTAGGTAGTATTCAGCATATTATACAAACTGAAGAACTTCATCACTGG GTTCTCCATTATGAAGTTGGTCAGAAATACGATCCGCACTATGATTCTTTCCATGATGAATTCAATACCAAGAATGGGGGTCAACGTATTGCTACCCTTCTCATGTATCT TATATCTGTTGCTCAGTTCTCATGTTGA
- the LOC135636501 gene encoding probable prolyl 4-hydroxylase 3 isoform X7, translated as MARGARYSRTLLGRRSSSFTLILAALLTASVVLPMLLGFGVFSLPVGSDDRAKPDLRPLRSVHEAFCRKDDMGQIGDQWTEVLSWEPRAFIYHKFLSKKECDYLIELAKPHMEKSTVVDSATGWSKDSRVRTSSSMFLRRGKDKIICAIEKRIADYTFIPVLHYEVGQKYDPHYDSFHDEFNTKNGGQRIATLLMYLISVAQFSC; from the exons ATGGCGAGGGGCGCGCGGTACTCCCGGACGCTCCTCGGCCGGAGATCCTCCTCGTTCACTCTGATCCTGGCGGCCCTCCTGACCGCGTCGGTCGTCCTGCCGATGCTCCTCGGCTTCGGAGTCTTCTCGCTCCCCGTCGGTTCCGACGACCGCGCTAAGCCTGACCTCCGCCCCCTTCGATCCGTCCACGAAGC ATTTTGCAGGAAGGATGATATGGGGCAGATAGGGGATCAGTGGACGGAGGTGCTCTCGTGGGAGCCTAGGGCGTTTATATACCACAAATTTCTG TCCAAGAAAGAGTGTGACTATCTGATTGAGTTAGCGAAGCCTCACATGGAGAAATCAACAGTTGTTGATAGTGCCACTGGTTGGAGTAAAGACAGCAG ggTGAGGACGAGTTCGAGCATGTTTCTTAGAAGAGGAAAAGACAAAATTATCTGTGCAATTGAGAAAAGGATAGCAGATTATACCTTTATACCT GTTCTCCATTATGAAGTTGGTCAGAAATACGATCCGCACTATGATTCTTTCCATGATGAATTCAATACCAAGAATGGGGGTCAACGTATTGCTACCCTTCTCATGTATCT TATATCTGTTGCTCAGTTCTCATGTTGA
- the LOC135636501 gene encoding probable prolyl 4-hydroxylase 3 isoform X9, with the protein MARGARYSRTLLGRRSSSFTLILAALLTASVVLPMLLGFGVFSLPVGSDDRAKPDLRPLRSVHEAFCRKDDMGQIGDQWTEVLSWEPRAFIYHKFLSKKECDYLIELAKPHMEKSTVVDSATGWSKDSRVRTSSSMFLRRGKDKIICAIEKRIADYTFIPVGSPL; encoded by the exons ATGGCGAGGGGCGCGCGGTACTCCCGGACGCTCCTCGGCCGGAGATCCTCCTCGTTCACTCTGATCCTGGCGGCCCTCCTGACCGCGTCGGTCGTCCTGCCGATGCTCCTCGGCTTCGGAGTCTTCTCGCTCCCCGTCGGTTCCGACGACCGCGCTAAGCCTGACCTCCGCCCCCTTCGATCCGTCCACGAAGC ATTTTGCAGGAAGGATGATATGGGGCAGATAGGGGATCAGTGGACGGAGGTGCTCTCGTGGGAGCCTAGGGCGTTTATATACCACAAATTTCTG TCCAAGAAAGAGTGTGACTATCTGATTGAGTTAGCGAAGCCTCACATGGAGAAATCAACAGTTGTTGATAGTGCCACTGGTTGGAGTAAAGACAGCAG ggTGAGGACGAGTTCGAGCATGTTTCTTAGAAGAGGAAAAGACAAAATTATCTGTGCAATTGAGAAAAGGATAGCAGATTATACCTTTATACCTGTAG GTTCTCCATTATGA
- the LOC135636501 gene encoding probable prolyl 4-hydroxylase 3 isoform X12, whose amino-acid sequence MARGARYSRTLLGRRSSSFTLILAALLTASVVLPMLLGFGVFSLPVGSDDRAKPDLRPLRSVHEAKDDMGQIGDQWTEVLSWEPRAFIYHKFLSKKECDYLIELAKPHMEKSTVVDSATGWSKDSRVRTSSSMFLRRGKDKIICAIEKRIADYTFIPAEHGEGLQVLHYEVGQKYDPHYDSFHDEFNTKNGGQRIATLLMYL is encoded by the exons ATGGCGAGGGGCGCGCGGTACTCCCGGACGCTCCTCGGCCGGAGATCCTCCTCGTTCACTCTGATCCTGGCGGCCCTCCTGACCGCGTCGGTCGTCCTGCCGATGCTCCTCGGCTTCGGAGTCTTCTCGCTCCCCGTCGGTTCCGACGACCGCGCTAAGCCTGACCTCCGCCCCCTTCGATCCGTCCACGAAGC GAAGGATGATATGGGGCAGATAGGGGATCAGTGGACGGAGGTGCTCTCGTGGGAGCCTAGGGCGTTTATATACCACAAATTTCTG TCCAAGAAAGAGTGTGACTATCTGATTGAGTTAGCGAAGCCTCACATGGAGAAATCAACAGTTGTTGATAGTGCCACTGGTTGGAGTAAAGACAGCAG ggTGAGGACGAGTTCGAGCATGTTTCTTAGAAGAGGAAAAGACAAAATTATCTGTGCAATTGAGAAAAGGATAGCAGATTATACCTTTATACCTG CGGAACACGGTGAGGGTCTTCAGGTTCTCCATTATGAAGTTGGTCAGAAATACGATCCGCACTATGATTCTTTCCATGATGAATTCAATACCAAGAATGGGGGTCAACGTATTGCTACCCTTCTCATGTATCTGTAA
- the LOC135636501 gene encoding probable prolyl 4-hydroxylase 3 isoform X2: MARGARYSRTLLGRRSSSFTLILAALLTASVVLPMLLGFGVFSLPVGSDDRAKPDLRPLRSVHEAKDDMGQIGDQWTEVLSWEPRAFIYHKFLSKKECDYLIELAKPHMEKSTVVDSATGWSKDSRFAFHRVRTSSSMFLRRGKDKIICAIEKRIADYTFIPVGSIQHIIQTEELHHWVLHYEVGQKYDPHYDSFHDEFNTKNGGQRIATLLMYLISVAQFSC; this comes from the exons ATGGCGAGGGGCGCGCGGTACTCCCGGACGCTCCTCGGCCGGAGATCCTCCTCGTTCACTCTGATCCTGGCGGCCCTCCTGACCGCGTCGGTCGTCCTGCCGATGCTCCTCGGCTTCGGAGTCTTCTCGCTCCCCGTCGGTTCCGACGACCGCGCTAAGCCTGACCTCCGCCCCCTTCGATCCGTCCACGAAGC GAAGGATGATATGGGGCAGATAGGGGATCAGTGGACGGAGGTGCTCTCGTGGGAGCCTAGGGCGTTTATATACCACAAATTTCTG TCCAAGAAAGAGTGTGACTATCTGATTGAGTTAGCGAAGCCTCACATGGAGAAATCAACAGTTGTTGATAGTGCCACTGGTTGGAGTAAAGACAGCAGGTTTGCATTTCACAG ggTGAGGACGAGTTCGAGCATGTTTCTTAGAAGAGGAAAAGACAAAATTATCTGTGCAATTGAGAAAAGGATAGCAGATTATACCTTTATACCTGTAGGTAGTATTCAGCATATTATACAAACTGAAGAACTTCATCACTGG GTTCTCCATTATGAAGTTGGTCAGAAATACGATCCGCACTATGATTCTTTCCATGATGAATTCAATACCAAGAATGGGGGTCAACGTATTGCTACCCTTCTCATGTATCT TATATCTGTTGCTCAGTTCTCATGTTGA
- the LOC135636501 gene encoding probable prolyl 4-hydroxylase 3 isoform X4: MARGARYSRTLLGRRSSSFTLILAALLTASVVLPMLLGFGVFSLPVGSDDRAKPDLRPLRSVHEAKDDMGQIGDQWTEVLSWEPRAFIYHKFLSKKECDYLIELAKPHMEKSTVVDSATGWSKDSRVRTSSSMFLRRGKDKIICAIEKRIADYTFIPVGSIQHIIQTEELHHWVLHYEVGQKYDPHYDSFHDEFNTKNGGQRIATLLMYLISVAQFSC; this comes from the exons ATGGCGAGGGGCGCGCGGTACTCCCGGACGCTCCTCGGCCGGAGATCCTCCTCGTTCACTCTGATCCTGGCGGCCCTCCTGACCGCGTCGGTCGTCCTGCCGATGCTCCTCGGCTTCGGAGTCTTCTCGCTCCCCGTCGGTTCCGACGACCGCGCTAAGCCTGACCTCCGCCCCCTTCGATCCGTCCACGAAGC GAAGGATGATATGGGGCAGATAGGGGATCAGTGGACGGAGGTGCTCTCGTGGGAGCCTAGGGCGTTTATATACCACAAATTTCTG TCCAAGAAAGAGTGTGACTATCTGATTGAGTTAGCGAAGCCTCACATGGAGAAATCAACAGTTGTTGATAGTGCCACTGGTTGGAGTAAAGACAGCAG ggTGAGGACGAGTTCGAGCATGTTTCTTAGAAGAGGAAAAGACAAAATTATCTGTGCAATTGAGAAAAGGATAGCAGATTATACCTTTATACCTGTAGGTAGTATTCAGCATATTATACAAACTGAAGAACTTCATCACTGG GTTCTCCATTATGAAGTTGGTCAGAAATACGATCCGCACTATGATTCTTTCCATGATGAATTCAATACCAAGAATGGGGGTCAACGTATTGCTACCCTTCTCATGTATCT TATATCTGTTGCTCAGTTCTCATGTTGA
- the LOC135636501 gene encoding probable prolyl 4-hydroxylase 3 isoform X11 yields the protein MARGARYSRTLLGRRSSSFTLILAALLTASVVLPMLLGFGVFSLPVGSDDRAKPDLRPLRSVHEAKDDMGQIGDQWTEVLSWEPRAFIYHKFLVLHYEVGQKYDPHYDSFHDEFNTKNGGQRIATLLMYLISVAQFSC from the exons ATGGCGAGGGGCGCGCGGTACTCCCGGACGCTCCTCGGCCGGAGATCCTCCTCGTTCACTCTGATCCTGGCGGCCCTCCTGACCGCGTCGGTCGTCCTGCCGATGCTCCTCGGCTTCGGAGTCTTCTCGCTCCCCGTCGGTTCCGACGACCGCGCTAAGCCTGACCTCCGCCCCCTTCGATCCGTCCACGAAGC GAAGGATGATATGGGGCAGATAGGGGATCAGTGGACGGAGGTGCTCTCGTGGGAGCCTAGGGCGTTTATATACCACAAATTTCTG GTTCTCCATTATGAAGTTGGTCAGAAATACGATCCGCACTATGATTCTTTCCATGATGAATTCAATACCAAGAATGGGGGTCAACGTATTGCTACCCTTCTCATGTATCT TATATCTGTTGCTCAGTTCTCATGTTGA
- the LOC135636501 gene encoding probable prolyl 4-hydroxylase 3 isoform X1 produces the protein MARGARYSRTLLGRRSSSFTLILAALLTASVVLPMLLGFGVFSLPVGSDDRAKPDLRPLRSVHEAFCRKDDMGQIGDQWTEVLSWEPRAFIYHKFLSKKECDYLIELAKPHMEKSTVVDSATGWSKDSRFAFHRVRTSSSMFLRRGKDKIICAIEKRIADYTFIPVGSIQHIIQTEELHHWVLHYEVGQKYDPHYDSFHDEFNTKNGGQRIATLLMYLISVAQFSC, from the exons ATGGCGAGGGGCGCGCGGTACTCCCGGACGCTCCTCGGCCGGAGATCCTCCTCGTTCACTCTGATCCTGGCGGCCCTCCTGACCGCGTCGGTCGTCCTGCCGATGCTCCTCGGCTTCGGAGTCTTCTCGCTCCCCGTCGGTTCCGACGACCGCGCTAAGCCTGACCTCCGCCCCCTTCGATCCGTCCACGAAGC ATTTTGCAGGAAGGATGATATGGGGCAGATAGGGGATCAGTGGACGGAGGTGCTCTCGTGGGAGCCTAGGGCGTTTATATACCACAAATTTCTG TCCAAGAAAGAGTGTGACTATCTGATTGAGTTAGCGAAGCCTCACATGGAGAAATCAACAGTTGTTGATAGTGCCACTGGTTGGAGTAAAGACAGCAGGTTTGCATTTCACAG ggTGAGGACGAGTTCGAGCATGTTTCTTAGAAGAGGAAAAGACAAAATTATCTGTGCAATTGAGAAAAGGATAGCAGATTATACCTTTATACCTGTAGGTAGTATTCAGCATATTATACAAACTGAAGAACTTCATCACTGG GTTCTCCATTATGAAGTTGGTCAGAAATACGATCCGCACTATGATTCTTTCCATGATGAATTCAATACCAAGAATGGGGGTCAACGTATTGCTACCCTTCTCATGTATCT TATATCTGTTGCTCAGTTCTCATGTTGA
- the LOC135636501 gene encoding probable prolyl 4-hydroxylase 3 isoform X6, whose protein sequence is MARGARYSRTLLGRRSSSFTLILAALLTASVVLPMLLGFGVFSLPVGSDDRAKPDLRPLRSVHEAFCRKDDMGQIGDQWTEVLSWEPRAFIYHKFLSKKECDYLIELAKPHMEKSTVVDSATGWSKDSRFAFHRVRTSSSMFLRRGKDKIICAIEKRIADYTFIPVLHYEVGQKYDPHYDSFHDEFNTKNGGQRIATLLMYLISVAQFSC, encoded by the exons ATGGCGAGGGGCGCGCGGTACTCCCGGACGCTCCTCGGCCGGAGATCCTCCTCGTTCACTCTGATCCTGGCGGCCCTCCTGACCGCGTCGGTCGTCCTGCCGATGCTCCTCGGCTTCGGAGTCTTCTCGCTCCCCGTCGGTTCCGACGACCGCGCTAAGCCTGACCTCCGCCCCCTTCGATCCGTCCACGAAGC ATTTTGCAGGAAGGATGATATGGGGCAGATAGGGGATCAGTGGACGGAGGTGCTCTCGTGGGAGCCTAGGGCGTTTATATACCACAAATTTCTG TCCAAGAAAGAGTGTGACTATCTGATTGAGTTAGCGAAGCCTCACATGGAGAAATCAACAGTTGTTGATAGTGCCACTGGTTGGAGTAAAGACAGCAGGTTTGCATTTCACAG ggTGAGGACGAGTTCGAGCATGTTTCTTAGAAGAGGAAAAGACAAAATTATCTGTGCAATTGAGAAAAGGATAGCAGATTATACCTTTATACCT GTTCTCCATTATGAAGTTGGTCAGAAATACGATCCGCACTATGATTCTTTCCATGATGAATTCAATACCAAGAATGGGGGTCAACGTATTGCTACCCTTCTCATGTATCT TATATCTGTTGCTCAGTTCTCATGTTGA
- the LOC135636501 gene encoding probable prolyl 4-hydroxylase 3 isoform X8, whose product MARGARYSRTLLGRRSSSFTLILAALLTASVVLPMLLGFGVFSLPVGSDDRAKPDLRPLRSVHEAFCRKDDMGQIGDQWTEVLSWEPRAFIYHKFLSKKECDYLIELAKPHMEKSTVVDSATGWSKDSRFAFHRVRTSSSMFLRRGKDKIICAIEKRIADYTFIPVGSPL is encoded by the exons ATGGCGAGGGGCGCGCGGTACTCCCGGACGCTCCTCGGCCGGAGATCCTCCTCGTTCACTCTGATCCTGGCGGCCCTCCTGACCGCGTCGGTCGTCCTGCCGATGCTCCTCGGCTTCGGAGTCTTCTCGCTCCCCGTCGGTTCCGACGACCGCGCTAAGCCTGACCTCCGCCCCCTTCGATCCGTCCACGAAGC ATTTTGCAGGAAGGATGATATGGGGCAGATAGGGGATCAGTGGACGGAGGTGCTCTCGTGGGAGCCTAGGGCGTTTATATACCACAAATTTCTG TCCAAGAAAGAGTGTGACTATCTGATTGAGTTAGCGAAGCCTCACATGGAGAAATCAACAGTTGTTGATAGTGCCACTGGTTGGAGTAAAGACAGCAGGTTTGCATTTCACAG ggTGAGGACGAGTTCGAGCATGTTTCTTAGAAGAGGAAAAGACAAAATTATCTGTGCAATTGAGAAAAGGATAGCAGATTATACCTTTATACCTGTAG GTTCTCCATTATGA
- the LOC135636501 gene encoding probable prolyl 4-hydroxylase 3 isoform X5 gives MARGARYSRTLLGRRSSSFTLILAALLTASVVLPMLLGFGVFSLPVGSDDRAKPDLRPLRSVHEAFCRKDDMGQIGDQWTEVLSWEPRAFIYHKFLSKKECDYLIELAKPHMEKSTVVDSATGWSKDSRFAFHRVRTSSSMFLRRGKDKIICAIEKRIADYTFIPVGSIQHIIQTEELHHWVLHYEVGQKYDPHYDSFHDEFNTKNGGQRIATLLMYL, from the exons ATGGCGAGGGGCGCGCGGTACTCCCGGACGCTCCTCGGCCGGAGATCCTCCTCGTTCACTCTGATCCTGGCGGCCCTCCTGACCGCGTCGGTCGTCCTGCCGATGCTCCTCGGCTTCGGAGTCTTCTCGCTCCCCGTCGGTTCCGACGACCGCGCTAAGCCTGACCTCCGCCCCCTTCGATCCGTCCACGAAGC ATTTTGCAGGAAGGATGATATGGGGCAGATAGGGGATCAGTGGACGGAGGTGCTCTCGTGGGAGCCTAGGGCGTTTATATACCACAAATTTCTG TCCAAGAAAGAGTGTGACTATCTGATTGAGTTAGCGAAGCCTCACATGGAGAAATCAACAGTTGTTGATAGTGCCACTGGTTGGAGTAAAGACAGCAGGTTTGCATTTCACAG ggTGAGGACGAGTTCGAGCATGTTTCTTAGAAGAGGAAAAGACAAAATTATCTGTGCAATTGAGAAAAGGATAGCAGATTATACCTTTATACCTGTAGGTAGTATTCAGCATATTATACAAACTGAAGAACTTCATCACTGG GTTCTCCATTATGAAGTTGGTCAGAAATACGATCCGCACTATGATTCTTTCCATGATGAATTCAATACCAAGAATGGGGGTCAACGTATTGCTACCCTTCTCATGTATCTGTAA
- the LOC135636501 gene encoding probable prolyl 4-hydroxylase 3 isoform X10, whose translation MARGARYSRTLLGRRSSSFTLILAALLTASVVLPMLLGFGVFSLPVGSDDRAKPDLRPLRSVHEAFCRKDDMGQIGDQWTEVLSWEPRAFIYHKFLVLHYEVGQKYDPHYDSFHDEFNTKNGGQRIATLLMYLISVAQFSC comes from the exons ATGGCGAGGGGCGCGCGGTACTCCCGGACGCTCCTCGGCCGGAGATCCTCCTCGTTCACTCTGATCCTGGCGGCCCTCCTGACCGCGTCGGTCGTCCTGCCGATGCTCCTCGGCTTCGGAGTCTTCTCGCTCCCCGTCGGTTCCGACGACCGCGCTAAGCCTGACCTCCGCCCCCTTCGATCCGTCCACGAAGC ATTTTGCAGGAAGGATGATATGGGGCAGATAGGGGATCAGTGGACGGAGGTGCTCTCGTGGGAGCCTAGGGCGTTTATATACCACAAATTTCTG GTTCTCCATTATGAAGTTGGTCAGAAATACGATCCGCACTATGATTCTTTCCATGATGAATTCAATACCAAGAATGGGGGTCAACGTATTGCTACCCTTCTCATGTATCT TATATCTGTTGCTCAGTTCTCATGTTGA